Proteins from a genomic interval of Moorena sp. SIOASIH:
- a CDS encoding FHA domain-containing protein, with the protein MATQSDHNHLLIIEDDKGSKQIPLEEEVYSIGRDPESDIRLFSKFVSRRHATLVRRRRSDGSPYYRIFDGNLKGKASSNGILINGRKLQAHDLEDEDEVIFAPKVSAKYYLLKRENTPTDPVDQMDEYDITLINPGMIDDPEEWDN; encoded by the coding sequence ATGGCTACACAATCCGACCACAACCATTTATTGATTATTGAGGATGACAAGGGAAGCAAGCAGATTCCTTTGGAAGAGGAGGTATATTCTATCGGTAGAGATCCAGAGTCTGATATCCGCCTGTTTTCAAAGTTTGTGTCTCGCCGACATGCGACCTTAGTCAGGCGTAGACGTTCTGATGGCAGTCCCTACTACCGAATTTTCGATGGTAACCTCAAAGGTAAGGCTAGTTCCAATGGCATTTTAATCAATGGTCGTAAGCTTCAAGCCCATGATCTCGAAGATGAAGACGAGGTAATTTTTGCCCCTAAGGTCAGTGCTAAATATTATCTACTCAAGCGAGAGAATACCCCAACTGATCCAGTAGATCAAATGGATGAGTATGATATTACCCTAATTAACCCCGGCATGATTGATGATCCGGAAGAATGGGATAATTAG